The following is a genomic window from Verrucomicrobiota bacterium.
TGGGGAATAAACCGCACGTTAGTTTCGTCAAAGTGGTTCTATCGTCGTTATTGTGTTGAAACAAGTGTCAAACCAACTCCGTCCTGCCGAGGGCAGGGCGGTGCTGCAGTGCCGCATCGACAGCAAATCGTCTGCGCGGCAACGCAGCCCTACCGGGGTGTTCATGGCAAACGTCCGCGGACAAGAATCCAGGCATGCGGCCCATGAACCGAAGCCCGCGCGGACCGCGGCCTTCAGGCTGCTTCCGGCCTGGCTCTGGAGTTCGGCGTTGAAGCGGCCTAAAGGCCGCAGTCCGGAGGAACGGTTCATGGGAAGGCGTGCCGGGTTGGTTCTGTTGCTGGCTGCGTTCGTGACTGGTTGTAGCCGGGAGGAAATTCGAGTCTATCGGGCTCCCAAGGAGAAAACCGCCGTTTCGACCGCCTCGACGCACGAGCACGCGCCCCGCAACTTTCCCAAGCTGGGATGGCAGTTGCCGCCGAGCTGGGAGGAACGCGGTCCCGGCCGCATGAGCATCGCCAGTTTCTGGATTCCGGGAAACGAAGGCCAGGGCGCCGAAGTGTCGGTCATGCCCATGCCCGGCGAAAGCGCCAGCAATTTGAGTTTGCTGGTGAACATCGTGCGCCAGAGCTCAGGCCTGACTCCAATCGGCGACCAGGAGGTCGAAAAGCTCGCTGAAACCGTTCAAATCGGCGAATCCTCGGCGCGTTTGGTGGATTTGAGCGGCGCGACGGCATCGAGCGGCGAGGCTCAGACCAATCAAATTGTGCTGGCGGTCTTCCCGCGCGCAGGCACGACGTGGTTTTTCAAAATGGCCGGCAGCGCCTCACTCGTGGCGTCACAGAAGACCGCCTTTCTCGATTTCTTGAAATCCATCGAGTTTCACGAAGTCAGTGGCCAGACTGAGGTCGCGGGGAATTCGGCCAGCGGCACTTTGGATGCGGGTTCGAGCGCGTCGTCGCGCAAGCCAAAGTGGGAAGTGCCGCAAAGCTGGCAGGAAGTGCCGCCGACGGAGTTTCTGCTGGCGAAGTTCATCTTGTCCGGTGGCGCTGATTCCAGAGCCGAGGTAACCGTGAGCGTCTTTGGGGGCGCGGCAGGGGGAGTAGCCGGGAATGTGAATCGTTGGCGGAAGCAACTTGCGTTGCCGGAATTGTCCGAGTCTGAGGCGGCGAAGCAAGTCAGCCCTCTTGACCTTGCCGAAGGCAAAGCGATGTTAGTCGATATGAGCGGACAGGACGCCAAAACCGGACGCAAAGCGCGCTTGGTCGGAGTGATTTTTCCACAAGGCGGCCAAACGTGGTTCTACAAGCTGATGGGCGACGAAGCGGTGGCGGAGCAGGAGAAGGCAGCGTTCCTGAAGTTCATCCAAACGGCCAGGCATTCCAATGGAGCGTAACAAGATCATCCTGTTCCTGACATCACTGAAGCTGACGGTGGTCTGCCTGTCGCTGGGGATCGTGCTGGTTTTCCTCGGCACGCTGGCGCAAGTGAGCGAAGGGCTGTACATCGCGCAGAACCGCTGGTTTCGCAGCTTCTTCATCTGGTGGGGACCCACCGGAGCCGCGTGGCAAATCCCGATTTTCCCTGGCGGGTACCTGGTCGGCACGGTGTTGGTGGTGAACCTGGTGCTGACCCACATCAAACGTTTCCAACTGACCTGGAAGAAGCTCGGCATTCACGTGACGCACGTCGGCATCATCTTGCTGTTGCTGGGCCAGCTCGCGACGGATTTGCTGTCGCGCGAGACGCAGATGAGTTTCGCCGAGGGAGAGTCGCGGCATTATTCGAGCAGTTCGATGAGCACCGAGATCGCTTTCGTCACCAACTGCGAAAACCCGGACGAAGAAGAAGTCGTGGCCATTCCGCAGTCCGTGTTGGCTGAGAAGGGCGAGATTCGGCATGAAAAGCTTCCGTTCATAGTTCGCGTCGAGCAACTCCATATCAACTCGCGGGTGCGGCAACGGGCGCCGATGATGGATACCAACCCGCCGCCGGCCACGGCGGGGTACGGCCCGAAGATAACGCTGGTGCCCGTGCCAGAAACCAGGACGACAGACGAGCGGAATCTCCCGGCCGCGGTCCTCGAGTTGGTTGGTCCGCAAGGCTCGCTGGGCACGTGGGTAGGTCAAGTCACTCTCGACGAGCAAGAAGTTAAAGTGGGGGACCGCAGTTGGCGGATGAGCCTGCGCTTCGAGCGCGAGTATCATCGCTTCTCCGTGCAGTTGCTGAAGACCACGCACGAGGTTTATCCCGGGACGAGATCGTCCGCCAATCCGCAGGGTATTCCGAAAAACTTCCAGAGCCGTGTGCGCATTGAGAATCCCAAAACTCGCGAGTCGCGCGAGGTGGACATTTACATGAACAATCCGCTGCGCTACGAGGGTTTGACCTTTTACCAGTATCAGATGGGAAGCGACGAGTTGGATCGCAACCGAGGCACGAGCGTGCTGCAAGTGGTGCGCAATCCAAGCTGGCTGACGCCCTACCTGGCATGCGTGCTGGTCGGCGGAGGCTTGGTCATTCAATTCATGATGCATTTGGCCGGGTTCATCAAGAAACGGAGGATTGCATGAAAAAATGGTTGCCGGGAATCATCGTTGGCGTGTGCGCGCTCTGGGTCCTTTCGGCGTTCCGCGCGCCGCGCGACCCAGAGGGCGCGTGGGCGGTGCAGGAATTCGGCAAGTTGCCTGTGATATCGAACGGACGCTTTCAACCGCTCGATTCGCTCGCGCGCAATTCGCTGGCCCAGATTCGCGAGAAACAGACCGCGAACCTGGAGCCGTGGAAAAAAGTGTCCGAATCTCCGCGCATCCTTTCCGCCACGGAATGGCTGATGCATGTGATGATGGCCCCGAAACAGGCCGACGAGATGCCGGTGTTTCGTGTGGACCACCCGGAAGTGCGCAGCTTGCTGCGCTTGCCCGACGCCGATCCCGAGAAACGCCAGGACGGCAAGCATTATTCGTGGAATCAAATCTGGCCCGCCCACGAAGAGCTGCAGAAGCAGACGGACCGCATCTCCGGGATCGAGCCGGCGCATCGCTCGCCCTTCGAGCAAGCGGTGATGAAATTGCAGAGCCGGCTCTTCCTTTACATGCGGCTCAAGAACACGGTGTTTCCGGAAAACTGGGAAAATGTGTCCAAGGAACTGAACGGATACTTGAGCTCGGTGGAAGCCGGAATGGCGGCGTTCCGGGCGCAACAGGCGGAGAAGGATTACGACAAGAAAGCTTACGACCTGTTCACCGGCTATGTCACGCGATTCGACGCGATGACTCGGATGGGCACGCCGCTGCTGGTGCCGCCGATCCACGCCGAATCTGCGCGCGACCAATGGATGCGCATGGGCGAGGCGATGATCGAGATTGTCCACGGGCATTCCTTGCCCGCGGCTGTAAATGTCTATGCCTCGATGGCCGGCGCCTTTCGCGAAGGCCGGATCGCGGACTTCAACAAGGCGGTGGCGGATTACCGGGCGTCGATCGCGGACAAGTATGCTCCGGAACTCGCCAAGGCGCAGCGGGAGCATTACTTCAACGCGCTGGCTCTGTTCTACAAATCGCTGGTTGTTTATGTGCTGGCGTTTCTGCTCGCGTGCGCTTCGTGGTTCAACCTTTCGGATTGGCTGCGGCGCGCGGCTTTTGGATTGATCGGCGTGGCCTTCGTCGTTCAGACCGCCGGTTTGCTATACCGCATGTTGCTCGAAGGCCGGCCCCCGGTGACGAATCTGTATTCGTCAGCGGTTTTCATCGGCTGGGGCGCGGTGGTGCTCGGAATGATTCTGGAACGATTCTACAAGGACGGCATCGGGTCAGTGGTGGCTTCGGCCGTGGGCTTCATCACGTTAATAATCGCGCACAACCTCTCGCTGGGAGGGGATACCATGGAAATGATGCGCGCCGTGCTGGACACCAATTTCTGGCTGGCAACGCACGTGGTCGTCATCACGCTTGGCTATTCCTCGACGTTTGTGGCGGGCTTCCTGGCCATCGTGTACCTGGTGCGCGGGGTATTTACGCGGACGCTGACCGAGGTCGTTGGGAAGGCGCTGTCGCGAATGGTGTACGGGATTATTTGCTTCGCGACGCTGTTCAGCTTCGTCGGCACCGTCCTGGGCGGAATCTGGGCCGATCAATCCTGGGGTCGATTCTGGGGGTGGGACCCGAAGGAGAACGGCGCGCTGATCATCGTGCTTTGGAATGCGCTGATCCTGCACGCGCGGTGGGGCGGCATGGTCAAAGAACGCGGGCTGATGAACCTGGCGGTGGTCGGCAACATCGTGACGGCGTGGTCGTGGTTCGGGGTGAACATGCTGGGCATCGGCCTGCATTCGTACGGCTTCACCGACGCGGCGTTCCGGTGGTTGATGCTGTTCATCGGCAGCCAGCTTCTGCTGATCGCCCTGGGCCTCATGCCGCAAACCTACTGGCTGAGCTTCCGCGAACGCCTGAGTAACGGAACTTCTCCGGTGCGTCCGCCGGGCGGGCGTGGAAAGACGGCGCCGGCAAATGCCTGAAGGTCTCAGGCGGGCCGGTTCTTTCGGAGATATTCCCGGCAACGCTCAACCGTTCCACGGCGAAACTCATCATAGGGTCTGTGCAAAAATAACTTCCGGTTTTGGCGGGAGCGCCGCCTGGCCGGATGCAAGGCGCGAGGAGGGAGCATCCCCGTTTTGGGGCTGTGACCGACGAGCAACGCCGCAGCCGGCCAGGCGCCGCCCCGCCCCGGAGGGCTGGGGCGATTTCGCTTTCTGGCTTAAAATGCTCAAAACGGCGGCCAAGGCGGCTGTAACCCCTTTTAACGACGGTGGAGCGACGCTCCAGCGGAGCTTTTCTTCGATGGCATTGGCTCGGCAGGAGTCTCGCCCCACCTTTACTAACTCAACTGAGGGGATACAGGCGGCTACAGGCGGCCAGGCGGCCTCCAAATCCTTTTGACGCCTCTCGGCTCTTCCCGTAGCGTGTCTAGCCGGAAATTTCCGACGTTGCCATGATTGGTTTCATCATCAAAAAAATACTTGGGTCAAAAAACGACCGCGAGGTCCGAAAGCTCCGGCCATTCGTGACCCGGATCAACGAGATTGAGCAGCAGTATCAGTCGCTGACTGACGAACAACTCCGAGCCAAAACGGAGGAATTCAAGGAGCGCATTGAAAAGGCGTCGCAAGAACGCGGAGTCCCCGAAATCCTGGCGCAAGCGCGCCAGCTCGAATCCGAATTGCGCGCTGACGAGGCCAAAATTGAACGGCGTAAGGCCAAGGATATCGAGCAGCAGATTCTCGACGAATTGCTTCCGGAAGCTTTTGCGGCCGTGAAAAACGCCTGCCGGCGCCTCCTGGGACAGGAGATCATCGTCCGGGGGCACCCGCTGAAGTGGGATATGGTGCCGTTTGACGTGCAATTGATCGGCGGCATGGCGCTGCACCGGGGCACGATCGCGGAAATGGCCACCGGCGAAGGCAAGACACTCGTGGCCACGCTGCCGGTTTATCTGAACGCGCTGGCCGGATATGGAGTTCACGTGGTGACGGTGAACGATTACCTCGCGGCGCGGGACAGCGAATGGATGGGAGCGGTGTACCAATTCCTCGGCTTGACGGTTGGCTGCATTTTGCACGATCAGCCGCCGAACGTCCGGCGCGAGCAGTATCATTGCGACATCACTTACGGGACCAACGCCGAATTCGGGTTCGATTACCTCCGCGACAACGGCATGGCCACGCGCAAAGAGGAGCAAGTCCAGCGCGGCCACTGGTACGCCATCGTGGACGAAGTCGATTCGATCCTCATCGACGAAGCCCGCACGCCGTTGATCATCAGCGGCCCCGCGGTCGTCAACGTGGATAACCAGTACGACAAATTCAAACCGGCGGTGGAGTCGCTGGTCCGGGCGCAGGAGAAGCTCTGCAATCGGTTTCTGTCGGAGGCGGAATCTTTGCTCCGACAACTTCGGCCAACCGACGGTTCCAATCCGCAAAACCCGGGCGAGGTGGAGCACCAGATCGGTCTGCTGCTCTATCGCGTCAAGCTGGGCAATCCCCGATCCGAAGGCTTGCTGAAGGTTTTGGAAGAGCCGGAAAACCACCGCATGATGAACACGGCGGAGATGAAACTTCACGCGGACCAGTCCAAGAAGATGCTCTACGAACAAAAGGAGGAATTGTTCTTTGCGATCGACGAGAAAGGCCACGAAGCCGACTTGACGGAAAAAGGCCGGAATTTCCTGAGTCCGAAAGATCCCGACGCGTTTGTTTTGCCAGACCTGATCACTCAATTCCACGAGATTGACGCGAAGCAGGACGCGGAACTTCGCCAGCGGGTCGAGATGAAGGCGAAGTTGCAGGCCGACTTCGAGCGCAAGGCGCAGCAAATCCATACCATCTCCCAGTTGCTGAAGGCCTATTCTCTATATCAAAAGGACGTTCAATACGTCGTCCAGGACAACAAAGTCATCATCGTCGATGAAAACACCGGGCGCCTGATGACCGGCCGCCGGTGGAGCGACGGATTGCACCAGGCCGTGGAAGCCAAGGAATGCGTCGAGATCGAACGCGAAACGCAAACGCTGGCCACGATCACGATCCAAAACTATTTCCGCATGTACCAGAAACTGGCGGGCATGACAGGAACGGCGGAGACGGAGGCCTCTGAATTCTACGATATTTACAAATTGGGCGTGCTCGTCATTCCCACGAACAAGCCGGTCTGCCGCCGGGACGCCCACGATACGGTGTACAAGACCAGGCGCGAGAAATACGAGGCTGTGCTCAGAGAAATCCAGGCCATCCATGGCGAGGGCCGGCCAATCCTGGTGGGCACCATCTCGGTCGAGGTGAGCGAGCATTTATCCAGGTTGTTGAATCGCGTCGGAATTCCGCATTCGGTCTTGAACGCGAAATACCACCAGCGCGAGGCAGAAATTGTCTCGCTCGCCGGGCAGCGCGGAGCAGTCACGATCGCCACGAACATGGCTGGTCGAGGCACGGACATCAAACTGGGGCAAGGCGTTCCTGATCTCGGCGGATTGCACGTGATCGGGACGGAGCGTCACGAAGCGCGCCGGATTGACCGCCAGTTGCGTGGCCGTTGCGCGCGGCAAGGCGATCCAGGCTCATCGCACTTCTTCATCGGACTTGAAGATGACCTGATGCGCCTTTTCGGCTCCGACAAGATTGTGAAATTGATGGAGAGGATGGGATACGAAGAAGGCCAGGAACTCGAACACCCGTTGCTCAATCGTTCCATCGAAACCGCGCAGAAGCGAGTCGAGCAGCACAACTTTCAGATTCGCAAGCGGACGCTGGAATACGACGACGTGATGAACAAGCAGCGGGAAGTCATCTACGGCTTCCGCAATGAAATCATTCATTCCGACGACGTTCAGGACCGCTTGATGGACGTGATGGAGGAAGTCGTCCTTCAGAAGGTTCAAGAGTTTACTTCGCCCACCCAAGGTCCGGAGGACTGGAGACTGCGAGCTCTGGCGGATTGGATCAACCTGACGTTTCCACTGGGCATCCCCGAGAGCGAGATCACCAAAGCCGCGAACAGCGGGAGTGAAGAGCCGGTGCCGGGTTCGCTCTTCGACGGCCTGAGTGCCGCGCAATTCGCGGTCTGCCATTTTATTTCAAGCAAGGTTCGAGAGGCGTACAAACTGAAGATCAGTTTCGAGAATCCCGATGCGCTGAAGGCGATCGAGCGTTACACGATTCTCAGCGCGATCGATAAGCTCTGGCAGGAGCACCTCTACGGGATGGACAGCTTGCGGAACAGCATTGGCCTGCGCGCTTATGGCCAGCGCGATCCGCTGATCGAATATAAGGCGGAAGCCTTCAAGGTTTTCGAGGAATTGATGGTCAACATCAAGACCGAGATTTGCCACAACATCTTCCGCAGCGCATCCAGCTTGATGGCGTTCGACCAGTTCCTCCGGAACCTTCCGCAAAGGACCGTTCATCAGGAGACCAGCGCATTCGGAGAACGCCCATCCAGCACGGCCGCCCCCAAGCCGAGCGACATGGTCAGCGAAGCGACCGAAGCGCTCTCGAAGGCCAAACCAGTGCGGACGGGTCCAAAAGTGGGACGCAATGATCCCTGTCCGTGCGGCAGCGGCAAGAAATACAAGCAGTGCTGCGGCAAGAATGGCTGACTCGGCTGAAGGTAGTCTGATCAAAGGTCTTGCGGCTGCGCTTTTGGTCGGCCAACGCCAGATTCCTCTCGCGCTCGTCCGCAATCCTCGCGCGCGGCGTTATGTGCTGCGGCTGCGTCCGGATGGAGTCGCCCGCGTCACGATCCCCCGAGGCGGCTCGGTTCATGCCGCGAAGGAATTCGCCGAGCGGCACACGGCCTGGCTGGCGCGTCAGTTGCAGCGCCTCGAAACGCGGCCGGTGCGTCCTGCGGCGTGGACCCTTGGCTCGGAGGTTCTGTTCCGAGGCGAATTGGTTCGTCTCGAAGCCGGCGTTGATGGGACGGCTGCAACCATCCGGCTGGGAGGTGAATCGTTCCAGATATCAGGGTACGCGTCTGAGAATTCGACCTGGGGTAGCACAGGCGACCCGCCTGTGCCGCCCGGCGACTCGCCGGACGGAATGTCATCGACGCCTGGAGTCAATAATGACGGCCTTTCCGAGAGGCGGCCTTCCGCATTTCCGATCGGCGGGCCGCCGACCGTGGCAGGCGAGTTGCCTCGCGAGTCGCCCGCGCAAGATTTGCGGCCCGCGGTGGAGCGATGCCTTCGCCGATTGGCCGAGCGGGAGCTTCCGCCGCGCGTGTTCGAGCTGGCCTCGCGGCACGATTTGATCGTTCGGCGAGTGACAGTGCGCAATCAGCGGACGCGCTGGGGTTCGTGTTCCCGCCGCGGCAGCCTTTCGTTGAACTGGCGTCTGGTCCAGACCCCGGCCTTCGTGTCGGACTACATCATCTTGCACGAGCTGATGCACCTGCGCGAAATGAACCACTCCCGGCGTTTCTGGCGGGAGGTGGCCCGCGTCTGTCCGGAGTTCACAGAGGCGGAGCGCTGGCTGAAGCGGCATTCGTCGCTCCTGAGGATGTAGCAGCCGGCAATTACACTCAATGCGGCTTGAAGAGCCGACGAAACACACGAAAGGCACGAAAGGAGAGTTGTTGAACCCGGAGAGACGTTTCACCGGCTGGATGAGGACGCTTCTTTGGCAACGCGTTCAGTTTTTGTGTGTTTGGTGTGTTTCGTGGGCCTGGTTGCTTTTCCAGGCTTAGCTGGAGGACAATTTTCTGACGGCCAATGGCTTTCCTGATACAATCGCGTGCATGAAGAGATTTGCTTCGATTGCATTGGGTCTTTCCCTTTTTTCTACTCTTGTATCCTCGGCCGCGCTCGCGCAATCCGCGCCGCCCCGCACCCTGCGGCTGGATTATTTCCACACGGGGAACGCAAACCAGGAGCTGTTCAGCGTCGATCGCGTCGTGGTCGAGCCGCTGGCGTGGCCCGGCAATCCGGCCCGGCCCATCGACGAAACCAATCTCGGCAAATATCTGTTTGAAGTCCGCGACCGCGCGAGCAACCGCCTTCTTTACTCGCGCGGTTTCTGTTCCATTTACGGCGAATGGGAAACCACCGACGAAGCGAAGTCCGCGAACCGCTCCTTCCACGAATCACTGCGTTTTCCGGCGCCGCGCGCGCCCGTGCAAATCCTCCTGAAGAAACGCGACGACAAAAACGCCTTCCGCGAAGTCTGGTCCACCATCGTCGATCCAAAGGACATGTTCGTGGACAAGTCCACACCGCCTCCGCCTGCGCCCCTGATCGAAATCGAGAAGAACGGCGACCCGGCCGGGAAGGTGGATTTCCTGATCCTGGGCGACGGCTACACCGTGCAGGAGTTGAAAAAGTTTGAAACGGACGCGCGGCGGCTCGCCGAAGTCCTTTTCGCGACTTCGCCCTTCAAAGAGCAGCGCACGAACTTCAATGTCTGGGCGCTTTGCCCGCTGGCCGCCGAATCGGGCGTTTCGCGGCCTTCGACCGGGATCCACCGTGTGTCCCCGCTGGGCACGACTTACGATGCGTTCGGCTCCGAACGCTACATTTTGACTTTCGACAACCGCGCCTTCCGCACCGTCGCGCAGTTCGCGCCGTATGAGTTCGTCGAAATTCTCACCAACACGCGCACGTACGGGGGCGGCGGAATTCACAATCTCTACGGCACGGTTGCGGCGGACAGCGGGCAAGCGCCGTATGTCTTCGTGCACGAGTTCGGCCATCATTTCGCGGGGCTGGCGGACGAGTACTACACCTCGCCCGTGGCCTACGCGTCGCCGTCCGTCAGGGCCGAGCCGTGGGAACCGAACGTCACCGCGCTGCTCAACGCGAAGGAACTGAAATGGAAGGATCTCGTCGCCTCGGGCACGCCAACGCCCACGCCCTGGCAAAAGGAGGAGTTCGAGAAACATTCACGCGAGTATCAGAAGCGGCGGGCGAAGATTCGCGCGGAGAACAAGCCCGAGGAAGAGATGGAAGCGCTTTTCCGCGAGAATCGTGAGTTCGAGGTGAAACTGTTCGGTCAGGAGAAGCACGCCGGCAAGGTGGGCGCCTTTGAAGGCGCGATGTACGAAGCGAAAGGCTATTACCGCCCGGAGATCGACTGCATCATGTTCACGCGGAGCACGACGTTCTGCGCCGTCTGCCGCCGCGCCCTGGAACGCGTGATCGAGCTTTACGCGACTGGTAAAGGACGCGTTCCACCGCGTCCCTGATTAATTTCCGGCGCGTTGTTGTTTATCCGCAGACAGACGAACGCTGAGAAATCCTGATCCGCCTCTGTTCCATTGTCACCTTTCGAGGCCATCTGCGCTTCACGGTTTTCAGTGGGACGGAGTGGAATCCGTCCTTACCCGTTTAAGGGGAGGCTTGACGTGGTCTGCGGCTTGGAGTCAGCTTTGCGTTTAGCTCGTGCCAGAGTCATCAACAACATGAAGGAACGCGCCATGAAGACCATTGAACCCCAATCTTCTCATCCCGGACCGAGAACCTTTTCCCGGCGCCCCGGCTTCACCTTGATCGAATTGCTCGTCGTCATTGCCATCATCGCCATCCTGGCGGGGATGCTCTTGCCGGCGCTGTCTAAGTCCAAAACCAAGGCCCAGGGCATTGCCTGCCTGAACAATTTGAAACAGCTTAACCTCGCCTGGTACATGTACGCCGAGGACAACAATGACCGGCTCGTGCCCAACGGCACGGGCAACCAGATCGGCTGGATCGAAGGCTGGCTCATGACGGCGACCGACGCCACGAACATCAATCTCATCAAGGCGCCGCGCGGGATGCTCTGGAATTACAACCAGTCTCTTGACATTTACAAATGCCCGGCCGACCAGAGCTCCGTCACCCTCAGTGGCCGAAAGCATCGGCGCGTGCGCAGCATTTCGATGAACGGAAATATGAACGGGGACAGTTGGTACACCGCAGAGATCCGGAACACGCACTACACGTTCAAAAAATATTCCGAGATACTCAAG
Proteins encoded in this region:
- a CDS encoding type II secretion system protein translates to MKTIEPQSSHPGPRTFSRRPGFTLIELLVVIAIIAILAGMLLPALSKSKTKAQGIACLNNLKQLNLAWYMYAEDNNDRLVPNGTGNQIGWIEGWLMTATDATNINLIKAPRGMLWNYNQSLDIYKCPADQSSVTLSGRKHRRVRSISMNGNMNGDSWYTAEIRNTHYTFKKYSEILKPAPAEAFVFLDEHPDGIDDGYFLVFVNRKELWANLPANYHNGACGFSFADGHAEIRKWKDPDTLSKKIVASPKGPRDVPWVQLRTSSPIKDGVPYPP
- a CDS encoding cytochrome C biogenesis protein; translation: MPGIIVGVCALWVLSAFRAPRDPEGAWAVQEFGKLPVISNGRFQPLDSLARNSLAQIREKQTANLEPWKKVSESPRILSATEWLMHVMMAPKQADEMPVFRVDHPEVRSLLRLPDADPEKRQDGKHYSWNQIWPAHEELQKQTDRISGIEPAHRSPFEQAVMKLQSRLFLYMRLKNTVFPENWENVSKELNGYLSSVEAGMAAFRAQQAEKDYDKKAYDLFTGYVTRFDAMTRMGTPLLVPPIHAESARDQWMRMGEAMIEIVHGHSLPAAVNVYASMAGAFREGRIADFNKAVADYRASIADKYAPELAKAQREHYFNALALFYKSLVVYVLAFLLACASWFNLSDWLRRAAFGLIGVAFVVQTAGLLYRMLLEGRPPVTNLYSSAVFIGWGAVVLGMILERFYKDGIGSVVASAVGFITLIIAHNLSLGGDTMEMMRAVLDTNFWLATHVVVITLGYSSTFVAGFLAIVYLVRGVFTRTLTEVVGKALSRMVYGIICFATLFSFVGTVLGGIWADQSWGRFWGWDPKENGALIIVLWNALILHARWGGMVKERGLMNLAVVGNIVTAWSWFGVNMLGIGLHSYGFTDAAFRWLMLFIGSQLLLIALGLMPQTYWLSFRERLSNGTSPVRPPGGRGKTAPANA
- a CDS encoding M48 family metallopeptidase, whose amino-acid sequence is MIPVRAAAARNTSSAAARMADSAEGSLIKGLAAALLVGQRQIPLALVRNPRARRYVLRLRPDGVARVTIPRGGSVHAAKEFAERHTAWLARQLQRLETRPVRPAAWTLGSEVLFRGELVRLEAGVDGTAATIRLGGESFQISGYASENSTWGSTGDPPVPPGDSPDGMSSTPGVNNDGLSERRPSAFPIGGPPTVAGELPRESPAQDLRPAVERCLRRLAERELPPRVFELASRHDLIVRRVTVRNQRTRWGSCSRRGSLSLNWRLVQTPAFVSDYIILHELMHLREMNHSRRFWREVARVCPEFTEAERWLKRHSSLLRM
- a CDS encoding peptidase M64, which translates into the protein MKRFASIALGLSLFSTLVSSAALAQSAPPRTLRLDYFHTGNANQELFSVDRVVVEPLAWPGNPARPIDETNLGKYLFEVRDRASNRLLYSRGFCSIYGEWETTDEAKSANRSFHESLRFPAPRAPVQILLKKRDDKNAFREVWSTIVDPKDMFVDKSTPPPPAPLIEIEKNGDPAGKVDFLILGDGYTVQELKKFETDARRLAEVLFATSPFKEQRTNFNVWALCPLAAESGVSRPSTGIHRVSPLGTTYDAFGSERYILTFDNRAFRTVAQFAPYEFVEILTNTRTYGGGGIHNLYGTVAADSGQAPYVFVHEFGHHFAGLADEYYTSPVAYASPSVRAEPWEPNVTALLNAKELKWKDLVASGTPTPTPWQKEEFEKHSREYQKRRAKIRAENKPEEEMEALFRENREFEVKLFGQEKHAGKVGAFEGAMYEAKGYYRPEIDCIMFTRSTTFCAVCRRALERVIELYATGKGRVPPRP
- a CDS encoding ResB protein required for cytochrome C biosynthesis gives rise to the protein MERNKIILFLTSLKLTVVCLSLGIVLVFLGTLAQVSEGLYIAQNRWFRSFFIWWGPTGAAWQIPIFPGGYLVGTVLVVNLVLTHIKRFQLTWKKLGIHVTHVGIILLLLGQLATDLLSRETQMSFAEGESRHYSSSSMSTEIAFVTNCENPDEEEVVAIPQSVLAEKGEIRHEKLPFIVRVEQLHINSRVRQRAPMMDTNPPPATAGYGPKITLVPVPETRTTDERNLPAAVLELVGPQGSLGTWVGQVTLDEQEVKVGDRSWRMSLRFEREYHRFSVQLLKTTHEVYPGTRSSANPQGIPKNFQSRVRIENPKTRESREVDIYMNNPLRYEGLTFYQYQMGSDELDRNRGTSVLQVVRNPSWLTPYLACVLVGGGLVIQFMMHLAGFIKKRRIA
- the secA gene encoding preprotein translocase subunit SecA — its product is MIGFIIKKILGSKNDREVRKLRPFVTRINEIEQQYQSLTDEQLRAKTEEFKERIEKASQERGVPEILAQARQLESELRADEAKIERRKAKDIEQQILDELLPEAFAAVKNACRRLLGQEIIVRGHPLKWDMVPFDVQLIGGMALHRGTIAEMATGEGKTLVATLPVYLNALAGYGVHVVTVNDYLAARDSEWMGAVYQFLGLTVGCILHDQPPNVRREQYHCDITYGTNAEFGFDYLRDNGMATRKEEQVQRGHWYAIVDEVDSILIDEARTPLIISGPAVVNVDNQYDKFKPAVESLVRAQEKLCNRFLSEAESLLRQLRPTDGSNPQNPGEVEHQIGLLLYRVKLGNPRSEGLLKVLEEPENHRMMNTAEMKLHADQSKKMLYEQKEELFFAIDEKGHEADLTEKGRNFLSPKDPDAFVLPDLITQFHEIDAKQDAELRQRVEMKAKLQADFERKAQQIHTISQLLKAYSLYQKDVQYVVQDNKVIIVDENTGRLMTGRRWSDGLHQAVEAKECVEIERETQTLATITIQNYFRMYQKLAGMTGTAETEASEFYDIYKLGVLVIPTNKPVCRRDAHDTVYKTRREKYEAVLREIQAIHGEGRPILVGTISVEVSEHLSRLLNRVGIPHSVLNAKYHQREAEIVSLAGQRGAVTIATNMAGRGTDIKLGQGVPDLGGLHVIGTERHEARRIDRQLRGRCARQGDPGSSHFFIGLEDDLMRLFGSDKIVKLMERMGYEEGQELEHPLLNRSIETAQKRVEQHNFQIRKRTLEYDDVMNKQREVIYGFRNEIIHSDDVQDRLMDVMEEVVLQKVQEFTSPTQGPEDWRLRALADWINLTFPLGIPESEITKAANSGSEEPVPGSLFDGLSAAQFAVCHFISSKVREAYKLKISFENPDALKAIERYTILSAIDKLWQEHLYGMDSLRNSIGLRAYGQRDPLIEYKAEAFKVFEELMVNIKTEICHNIFRSASSLMAFDQFLRNLPQRTVHQETSAFGERPSSTAAPKPSDMVSEATEALSKAKPVRTGPKVGRNDPCPCGSGKKYKQCCGKNG